One window of the Marinilactibacillus sp. Marseille-P9653 genome contains the following:
- a CDS encoding TrkH family potassium uptake protein encodes MRRLLNRFSNLPIPFKIVLSFAFVILVGSILLSMPFSQQIGSQATYFDHLFTAVSMVCVTGLFTEPLAHTYNIFGQIVGLVLIKLGGLGLITLVATIVMQLGRRVSMKDEVTLRQALNSGSMINFRNFLLSVVKYTFLIEGIGAFLLTFHFVPLFGWARGLFTSIFLSISAFNNAGFDNLGTNSLQGFVDVPIVNIVIPLLIIVGGIGFSIWFDLAQNFKSFIAVRSWIDLRGRYRRLKLHTRLVLNWTLFLIAAAMILFMLSEWHNPTTLGSLSFSGKIQATFFQAVTLRTAGFATVGYTNLHLFTIIFMTVFMFIGGSPGGTAGGAKTSTVALVVKLIWAEVTGQQHVHYQKRTLDNEIVKRALVIVVMFVILNFVGMSLMSIFDETVPLQYLFFEAVSALGTVGLSADLTPDLSRGSQTVIMFMMFIGRLGPITIFTALGQFERKQKPKVYASGNIIIG; translated from the coding sequence ATGAGACGATTGTTGAATCGCTTTTCAAATTTACCCATCCCCTTTAAAATCGTTTTAAGTTTTGCGTTTGTTATTCTTGTGGGATCGATTTTATTATCTATGCCCTTTAGTCAGCAGATTGGGTCTCAAGCGACTTACTTTGATCACCTGTTTACTGCCGTCTCAATGGTTTGTGTGACTGGACTTTTCACTGAGCCTCTTGCGCATACGTATAACATCTTTGGACAAATCGTCGGTTTAGTCCTAATCAAGCTCGGAGGACTTGGTCTGATCACGTTGGTTGCAACAATCGTGATGCAGCTAGGACGCCGTGTCAGTATGAAAGACGAAGTAACACTAAGACAAGCTTTAAATAGTGGGAGTATGATAAATTTCAGGAATTTCCTTTTATCCGTAGTGAAATACACTTTCCTTATAGAAGGAATCGGTGCTTTTTTACTCACCTTCCATTTCGTACCCCTGTTTGGATGGGCCAGAGGATTATTTACATCTATCTTTCTCTCTATTTCAGCTTTCAATAATGCGGGATTCGATAACCTTGGTACGAACAGTTTACAAGGCTTTGTAGATGTTCCCATCGTTAATATTGTGATTCCGTTACTCATTATTGTCGGAGGAATTGGATTTTCTATCTGGTTTGATCTCGCTCAAAATTTCAAGAGTTTTATCGCTGTTAGAAGTTGGATTGACTTGAGAGGTCGTTACAGAAGACTGAAACTGCACACTCGACTAGTTCTGAACTGGACACTGTTTTTGATTGCTGCAGCAATGATATTATTCATGCTTTCCGAGTGGCATAATCCGACAACACTTGGCAGCCTTAGTTTCTCTGGTAAAATCCAGGCAACCTTCTTCCAGGCCGTCACATTGCGTACGGCTGGTTTCGCAACTGTAGGCTATACGAATCTACATTTGTTTACGATTATCTTTATGACCGTCTTTATGTTCATCGGTGGATCACCAGGTGGTACAGCCGGGGGTGCAAAAACTTCTACAGTTGCCCTCGTCGTGAAATTGATCTGGGCTGAGGTTACCGGTCAGCAACATGTGCATTATCAGAAAAGAACATTGGATAACGAGATTGTGAAAAGAGCCCTAGTGATTGTCGTAATGTTTGTGATTTTGAATTTTGTTGGGATGTCTTTGATGTCGATTTTTGATGAAACAGTTCCCCTTCAATATCTATTTTTTGAAGCTGTTTCTGCTTTAGGAACAGTTGGTTTATCTGCTGATCTGACACCTGATTTATCTCGTGGAAGTCAGACAGTGATTATGTTTATGATGTTTATTGGTCGTCTAGGCCCCATCACAATCTTCACAGCACTTGGCCAATTCGAACGCAAGCAGAAACCAAAAGTATATGCGTCTGGAAACATCATTATAGGGTAA
- a CDS encoding TrkA family potassium uptake protein — protein sequence MNKIIGVLGLGVFGSTIAKELGEHYFDVIAVDKDLMDVNRVEEYVVQGVQGDITDLDLLKSIGFEKCDTVVIGTGSNLEASVLAVLNCKKLGIKQIIAKAKNKVHKEILLEVGAHEIIRPEKEMGDRVARNLMRNKILDVIELDEDNAIIEFLTPKEWVGKSLVQLDLRNKYGINVIGMKNAEGEKLQVNISPDEKISPKSILVAIGEPHTFEHLDYTNQLK from the coding sequence TTGAATAAGATAATTGGCGTATTAGGTCTTGGAGTATTTGGATCGACTATTGCAAAAGAACTAGGCGAACACTACTTTGATGTGATTGCCGTTGATAAAGATTTGATGGATGTAAACCGTGTAGAAGAATACGTTGTCCAAGGTGTCCAAGGAGACATTACTGATCTGGATTTATTGAAAAGTATCGGATTTGAAAAATGTGATACTGTGGTTATCGGTACAGGATCTAACTTGGAAGCCAGTGTACTAGCTGTACTCAACTGCAAAAAGCTAGGCATCAAACAAATTATTGCAAAAGCAAAAAACAAAGTGCACAAAGAAATCCTTCTGGAAGTCGGTGCCCACGAAATTATTCGTCCAGAAAAAGAAATGGGTGACCGTGTTGCTCGTAATCTTATGAGAAACAAAATATTAGACGTTATCGAATTAGATGAAGATAATGCGATTATTGAATTCCTGACACCAAAAGAATGGGTTGGAAAATCTCTTGTACAATTAGATCTGCGAAACAAATACGGTATCAACGTCATTGGAATGAAAAATGCTGAAGGTGAAAAACTGCAAGTAAATATTTCACCCGACGAAAAGATTTCACCCAAAAGTATACTCGTTGCTATCGGAGAACCGCATACTTTTGAGCATTTAGATTATACAAATCAACTTAAATAA
- a CDS encoding adenylosuccinate synthase, with product MSSVVVVGTQWGDEGKGKITDFLSENAEVIARYQGGDNAGHTIIFDGVTYKLHLIPSGIFASSKISVIGNGVVINPKSLVNELQYLHDRNITTDNLRISDRAHVILPYHIKMDQLQEDSKGDQKIGTTIRGIGPAYMDKASRIGIRIADLLDKDIFEERLRSVLEEKNRYFTQIYNSEPIEFDEIFEPYYAFGQQFKQYVCDTSVVLNDALDAGKRVLFEGAQGVMLDIDQGTYPFVTSSNPVAGGVTIGSGVGPSKIDKVVGVCKAYTSRVGDGPFPTELNNETGQFIRDAGKEYGTTTGRPRRIGWFDSVVMRHAKRVSGITNLSLNSIDVLSGLDTLKICTAYERNGEHILHYPASLKELAECKPIYEELPGWSEDITACRTLEELPENARNYIRRVSELTGVHISTFSVGPDRDQTNVLENVWSPVS from the coding sequence ATGTCGTCGGTCGTAGTTGTTGGAACACAATGGGGAGACGAAGGTAAAGGTAAAATTACCGATTTTTTAAGTGAGAACGCAGAAGTTATTGCGCGTTATCAAGGAGGAGACAATGCAGGTCACACAATCATATTTGATGGTGTAACATACAAACTACATTTAATTCCTTCAGGTATCTTTGCAAGCAGCAAAATCAGCGTGATCGGTAATGGTGTGGTCATTAACCCTAAATCTTTGGTCAATGAATTACAATACTTGCATGATAGAAATATTACTACAGATAATTTACGTATTTCAGATCGTGCACACGTTATCTTACCGTACCATATTAAAATGGATCAATTGCAAGAAGATTCTAAAGGAGACCAAAAGATTGGTACGACCATTCGTGGTATCGGACCAGCTTATATGGACAAAGCTTCTCGAATCGGAATTAGAATTGCAGATCTATTAGATAAAGACATTTTTGAAGAGCGGTTAAGAAGTGTACTGGAAGAAAAAAACCGTTACTTTACTCAAATTTATAACTCTGAACCAATTGAATTTGATGAAATTTTTGAACCTTATTATGCATTCGGACAGCAATTCAAACAATACGTCTGTGATACTTCAGTTGTATTGAACGACGCGTTGGATGCCGGCAAACGAGTATTATTTGAAGGTGCACAAGGTGTGATGCTGGATATTGATCAAGGAACATATCCTTTTGTAACGTCTTCTAATCCTGTTGCCGGTGGTGTAACAATCGGAAGTGGCGTGGGCCCTTCTAAAATCGATAAAGTCGTTGGTGTATGTAAAGCTTATACATCACGAGTTGGAGATGGACCTTTCCCAACAGAATTAAACAATGAAACAGGACAGTTTATACGTGATGCCGGTAAAGAATACGGAACAACAACTGGACGTCCGCGTCGTATTGGTTGGTTTGATAGTGTCGTTATGCGTCATGCTAAGAGAGTTTCTGGTATTACGAACCTTTCTCTGAACTCTATTGATGTATTGTCAGGTTTAGATACCTTGAAGATCTGTACAGCTTACGAGCGCAATGGTGAACACATTCTTCATTATCCAGCTAGTTTAAAAGAGTTAGCTGAGTGTAAACCAATCTATGAAGAGCTTCCAGGTTGGAGCGAAGATATTACAGCATGTAGAACACTGGAAGAGTTGCCAGAAAACGCACGTAACTATATTCGTCGTGTATCTGAACTTACTGGTGTTCATATCTCAACATTCTCAGTTGGACCAGATCGTGATCAGACAAACGTACTAGAAAACGTATGGTCACCAGTATCTTAA